The following is a genomic window from Adhaeribacter radiodurans.
TTTTACTTACCAATCGCCGGATAAATTTAGAGGCAGTTTGCGTTACCGCTACGTAGCCGACCGCGCTGCCAACGAAGATTACAGCTTAACCGCTAGTGGCTATTTTTTACTCGACGCTGTTGCCGCTTACACATTTAAAAAGCTCGAATTTAAACTAAGCGCTGAAAATTTACTAAATCAGGAATGGGAAGAAGCCCAGTTCGAAACCGAATCGCAGCTACGCGGCGAAACCAAACCTGTAACGGAAATTAACTTTACCCCCGGTACACCCTTTTTTTTTAAAGCGGGGATTACGTATAATTTTTAATTAAAAAATAATAAACTGTTGCAGAATAACTGAATTAAAGCGTAACCGGCACACTCTTGTTTGTCGGTTACTCTAACCTATTTTAAACTAACATTTACTACCGGAAGTATTTTTCCAAAGCTTTATCTTCCCCTTTCCATTGCGCAATTTTGGCTAAGGAATTAACTAATGGCTCTTGAATAAAGCCGGGAACGTCGGGTAAATAGGTGCCGCTGTAGCCTAAAAGCAAGGCCATGTGCCAGGGGTTTTTCGTAATGGAGCCATCAAATTGCCCGTCGTTGGCTAAGCCATATACCACCCGTACGCTTTTTTCCAGACCACCGGCCGGGCTTACTTTAACCCGCAGGAGAATAGTTTCATTAGTAGGATTAGAAAAATAATGCAATTCTCCTTTACGTGCCGTAGCATTTTGCCCTTCGTTTACCCGGTATTCTTTTCCATTTCGGCCCACCAGAGCCTGGCCTTTTAAAACGGTAAAATGCTCGTCAAATTTTTTATGATAATGCCAGGCATTGCCCCCGTGGGGTTCTACTTCCACCTGTATTAATTCGTAGGCACCGTTCGTTTCCGCTCCGGTTTTCAAAAACGTAGACTTATAGTTACCCTCGCTATTGTACACCGTGCGGTCGGAGCGGTTTCCTACGCTTAAATCCAAAGGTGGCAGAAATAAGGCAAATACGGTTATTGCTACAAACAGAAAAAGCACCAGAAAGATAGGAAAGCCCACCAAGGTATATAATAACCGGATACCCCAGTGGTGTGAATGCTTCCAGATACGAAAAACGCCAGTGGGATAGAATAAAAAAGAAGTCCATTTCCACGAGTTAGTGTTGGATACAGTTGGATTGAAAGCAGTTGTTAGGTTATTCATAAGTTTTGTTTTTTTTATACAAATTTGTACCTTAAACCGATGGGTGTGCTACGGATAAACGGATTTTGATTACGGCAAAATGGATAAAATTGAAAATCATAACTGGGGAAGTATTTTCAGCGACATCTCGCAGAAGGAAGTATTCCGCAACGACCGCTATACCGAAGTGGTGGCGCATTTTAAAGAACCAAATCTGGCTAGTGCCGAAATTATTTCTATCCATACCCCGGGCATTGAGTTAATCCAGGCTAATTTTACTACTGCCCGCAAGCTGGTGCTCGTAGACCCGGAAAGTTCAGAAAAGGTAGGTTCTTCTTTTATTTTAAGCGGTGATTTGGAGTCGCAGTTTTCCTTAAATAAAAACTCGGTGACTCATTGGGTAAATACCCATGGTTTTCAGTACACCCCTGATTTTCAAGGCCAGCATATCATTCATGACCAAAAATTGCAAGCTTTTTCCTTCTTTTACGATAATGCCTATTTTAAAAGTATAGCACAATCAGCCGGCGTTAAATACCTGGACAAGGTTCTGGATTGCATGGAACGCCACGAAACGCTGTTGGTACCGCCCGGTAAACTGGCGTTACAACCCCGGATGGCGGAGTTGCTGCACGCTATTGTGCAGTGTAAGTTTCAAGGAATTACCAAATATTTATTTATTGAAGCAAAAATGCTGGAATTGTTTGCTTTGCAAATGGAACAGCTTAATACGGGTAGTGCTAAAAAAGAAGATTGGAGCCCCGCCGACCGGGAACGCTTAAAAGCCGTGCACGACTTTATCAAACAAAGTTATTTAGAGCCACTAACCTTAACGGGCCTTTGTTACCAATTTGGCCTTAATGAATTTAAATTAAAAAAAGGATACAAACATTTTTTTGGAACTACGGTTTTCGGACATATTCACCATTTGCGTATGCAAACGGCGCAGCAACTGCTAGCCACGGGGCAAATGAATGTTTCGGAAGTTTCCTTTCACATTGGCTACAACAACATCAGCAGCTTTTCCGAAGCCTTTAAGAAAAACTTTGGCTACCTGCCCGGCAAAATAAAATTGCACGCCACCCACTTTTAAAAGTCAGGAAGCCACTGAATCCTTTTTAAGAATTGTTTTAAGGGACAAATCACCAAATGGAATTGGTTTTATCATAGCTTAGAACTTTCTCCTACAGCTATTTACGAATAGTTAAACAGCTTTCTTTAACATAATAATTATATAAAATTCATACCAGCGGCTGCTTGCAACTTAAAAGCTAATGCATATACGACAAATAATTGCATTATAAGAAAGGGAAATAGTAAATTTACGCTCCCAATGTAATATCCGCAACCGACACCATGCAGTTCCACGTTACGTACATTGATAAACCTTTTTCGCAAATATTATGGTAGCCATTGGCGATTACAACGAACTGGAAATAGCAAAAGAAGTAGATTTTGGCGTGTACCTGGACTCGGACGACGGAGAAATTCTGTTACCGGCTAAATATGTGCCCGATGATGCTCGCGTAGGTGACCGTTTACGCGTTTTTATTTACCGGGATTCCGAAGACCGGATGATTGCTACCACGCTGGAACCTAAAGCCAAAGTTGGAGATTTCGCGGCGCTTCAGGTAAAAGACACCAACCAGTACGGCGCATTTCTAGAATGGGGTCTGGAAAAAGATTTATTTGTGCCTTTCCAAAACCAGCGCGATAAAATGCAAGCCGGGCGGCGGTACGTAATTTATATTTACCTCGACGATAGTTCTGACCGCATAGTAGGTACAGCTAAGTACGAAAAATATCTGCAAAAAGAAGTTACCGATTTAACTGAGGGGCAAGAAGTACAATTGCTCGTAGCCGGTTTAACGGATTTGGGTTATAAAGTTATCGTAAATAACAAATACCTGGGCATGGTTTATAAGAATGAGGTTTTCCGGGATTTACCAATTGGTGAACAAACCAGAGGTTATATCAAAAAAGTCAGGGAAGACCAGAAACTAGACGTGACTTTACAACGCGTAGGCTTTGGAGAGGTAAAAGATGCGGCCCAGATAATTCTGGAAAAGTTACAAGGCGCTAATGGTTCTTTGCCTTTATCCGACAACTCCGATCCGGATACTATTTATCAAATGCTGGGCATGAGTAAAAAAACGTTTAAAAGAGCCATTGGTACACTGTACCGTCAAGGTCAGGTTGTGTTGCATCCCGAAAGTATTTCATTGACGAATCAAATTGAAGAATAGTCCGGCAAATCTGGAAAGGTTATAGAGTACTTTAAATCTGAATTAAAAACAGGATAGCGACTTTGGAATTCTTAAATTTTCCAAAGTCGCTTTTAATTAGTGCCAGTAGAGTACTGCCGAAGTATAATTAACTACAGAGGCTTGCACCTGAACCTGGAATAGGTAACAGATTTAAAAGTAAAAAAGCCCGAGGTTTTGCTTGTGCTATTATAAACTGGATTGAAAAATAGTTGCTGAGGCAGTTAAGTGCAGTTACCTATTTTATGGTTAATGACATAAAAATTAAAACTAAGTTTTATCCTTGTTGATTAGCCTTCCTATTTTGCTTTTAATATAAAATAGCCCGAATAAATAATAAGCCACAAACCGCTGCAACTAAATGATTTTATTTGTATACTGCTCCATTTTAGAAAAAAGCTAATTGGGTATAACCAGATGCAGTTAGTTAAGTAAGTTCGATTAATTTTTAATTGTTCAGAATGCGTTTGGATTACCCATAAAGGCTGACCAGGAGTTTTTGAAATTTGCTTTTCCCCTCTTTACAAAAATTTAAATTTTTCTCATGAAGAAAGCTCTATATCTTTTTTTCGTGTGCCTGGCCAGTACGGCAGCGGCGCAAACTGCTAATTCTGGGGCAGCGGGTAAATATCCGCCCGTAGTAAATTTTACCGCCGAACAAGACCGGCAAAACATGATGAAGCAATTAGGGATTGAAGCTCTGCGCCCAGGCCCTAGCGGCGATGAATCGGCACCTAACCACGCCAATTACGACGAAGCTTTAGCCAACCCTTACCCGAACTATCCCGAGGTACTTACTTTAAAAAATGGTAAGAAAGTAACTACCCCGGCTCTATGGTGGAACCAGCGCCGCCCCGAAATAGCCGAAGATTTTGAAAGAGAAGTGTACGGCCGCGTCCCGAAAAAAGTACCTAAAGTAATTTGGCAGGTAACCGTTACCGACAAAGAAATGGTTGGCCGCACCCCGGTAATTGCTAAACAGTTGGTTGGTCGGGTAGATAATTCGGAGTACCCTTTAATTGACGTAAATATTTCTATGACCCTGGTAACGCCGACGAATGTAAAAGGTCCGGTACCAGTGCTCATGATGTTCGGTCGCAGCGGACTGCCCGCTCCTGCGCAACCACCGAAAGAAGATTTAGAAAAAATTAATGCGGCCTTAAAAGAAATACTCATTAAAAGCGATCCTTCGCTAAAAGCTATTTTTGAACAATATCCGGCCTATAATCCTTTTTCGCCGCAGGCCACAAATCCTTTTGGTGCTTTTCCTGCTCCGGGTACTCCGCCCAGCGATCCACCTACCATTAATCAGTTAGTGGCTGCTGGCTGGGGTTACGTCACTATCGACCCTACCAGCATTCAGGCCGATAATGGCGCCAGCTTAACCAAGGGCATTATTGGTTTAGTAAATAAAGGCCAGCCGCGTAAACCCGAAGATTGGGGTGCTTTGCGTGCCTGGGCCTGGGGAGCTTCCCGCGCTTTAGATTACCTGGAAATCGAACCAACGGTAGATGCCAAAAAAGTAGGAATTGAAGGCGTTTCGCGGTACGGGAAAGCGGCCTTGGTTACGTTAGCGTATGATCCGCGGTTTGCCTTGGGCTTAATAGGCTCGGCGGGGCAAGGCGGCACCAAACCTAACCGGCGCAATTTTGGCGAAGCCGTAGAAAACTTAACGGGCGGTTTATATTATTGGATGGCCGGAAATTATCTAAAATACGGAGCTGCCAAAGCATCCTTCGGTATTAAAACTGCCAATGACTTACCAGTGGATCAGCATGAATTAATTGCTATGTGCGCTCCACGGCCTACTTTTATCAGCTACGGTATTCCCGAAAAAGGCGACGCTAAGTGGCTGGACCAACAAGGTAGTTACATGGCAACTGTTGCCGCCGGCCCCGTTTATAAGCTGCTTGGCGCCCGCGATTTAGGAGTTACAGAAAGTTATAAAACAGCCAAAATGCCCGGGGTAAATATAAGTTTGTTGGATGGTGAATTGGCCTGGCGGCAGCACGACGGCGGCCATACCGATGCGCCAAACATTAAATACTTTATTCCGTGGGCCAATAAAATGGTTAAGTATACGCCTGCTCCTGTTACTCCTACTCCTTAGTTTTGGTAATTTCTGACAAAGAAATTTTTTAGTAAATTTTCGCAGGTAGTAGGGCAGTTAAGTTCTACAGATAAAAACTTTTATAACGCGAGCGTCCACGCTCGTGTTGTTTATCGTCCGGCCTCTGGCCGGTAGGAATTTAACTGGATTTATTTTAAGGAACCTCTAAAAGTATGCCCGGTCAGAGGCTTCCAAAATAATTTTCACGAGCGTGAACGTCCGTGAAAGTAGTAATATTTTAGTGTTTAATGGTTGTGCTTCTAAAAGGGAATATTCTACGGCTGTTACCTAATTGTTATTACAACCTGTACCTACGCAAGTTAACTGTACCACTACGCCGGAGTACTGTTTTCCTGTTGGGTCAGGTATTCGTCGGCACCGGTTTTTAGGCCTCCTGGCGAGTTTTTAAACGCTGCCGCCATATGTAAAAAGCCGCCTGGCTTACGCCATGCTCCCGACTAATTCCAACGGCTCTTTTGCCTTTTTCAAACTCTTTGAGAATTTTGGCATTTTGTTGAGGGGTGAAGGTCTTTCTTTTCAAATGCGCTGTTTTAAGTTAAGCTTTTTTCTTTTCCTAAACAGTTCTATTTTCGGGGAAGTTTACAGTCCATGGAGGGTTTGCGAAAGAAAAATGAACCTGTAAGTTTAGGACTACAAAAATTAATGGTAGTGACAGGTTAAGTAGTGGCAATTACTTTTTACTCAAGCCAAACCTGTTGCGTAAAGGCGCCATTCACAGCGGCATCCCATACTTCTACCCGTACCCATTTTTTATTTTGCAGATTGGTTGTAAAAGTAAATTTCTTCTTGCCAAAAGGTAAGGTGTGTTTTAAGTTTATTTTTTCCCGGTACACCTGTGTTCCATCACCCGAAATTATTTCGGCAAAAGTTAACGGAAAAGTCCAGTCTACTTCTAAGGCAATTGTTGCTTTTCCGTTTTTTGCTAAAGTAGAGGTTTCACCGGATTTTTTCCCGTTTACGGTAAATGTCGGCAGCAATACTTCGCCCGTAGACACAAAAAATCTTCCTTGTTGCATGGCATCCAAAATAGGTTGCCAGCCATTGTTGTAGTTGGGTAGTTTATCTAGCTGCAAATAATTTACGTTTAAATGCGCGTACATTTCATTTTCGGGCTCTACGGTAAACAAATCTGCTTCGGCAATAACGTGTTTTTTTAAACCCCAATTCGCCATATCATCCATTAAATCCAACACGCGTTTACTTAACCGGGGCTCCGATAATTCGCCGGGTATATTTTTCCAGGCGGCGCCCATAAATTGATCCGATTTAAAAAATGCTTCTTCTTTGTATTTATCGGGGTAACCGGTAGATCCTTTGGTTCGGGCGTGAGCCGTCCAGGCCAAGCCGTTTTCCAGTTCCAGTAATTTTAACATCTCGGTTTTATCGGCAATGCGGTAAACTTTCCCAAAACGCGAATCATCGGTAATAAAAGGCATTCCGGGCTTCCGCGACATAATCCAATAAACTGGTTTAGGAAAAAAGGCTAACCAATGGCCGCCCAAAAACTCGTTTGGTTCTTCGCCGGGCAAGAGTAAAAACTTATCCGAAGAATAGCGCCTACACATATCAAATAAGGTTTTTAACTCCAATAAACGTTGCTCATCGGGGCCTTTTGGGTGCGCCGTATAATGAAACTCACCCAAGTGTACTATATCGATACCCGTATTTTTAAATACCTCTACAAAGGTGGGCTTCTCGGGTACCGGCTGGTTGGCCAGCAGCACTTTCATTACAAATTCGTTATGAAAATGGCTTGACATGGTTTTATAGCCCGGCAGCGGTTTATACACATCGCTATGCGTAAATTGCTTTACTTCGGCTAAGGTTTTGTCGGGGGTAGCCGGGCTTAGCAGGCAAAAAAAGTTAAGCCGCTGTTGGGTTTTAGGTGGCGCATTAAACCAGGGCACATAACGATCATCACCCATTAAATCCTGGCGGATTCCTATGCCATAACCAGGCAGCATATTGCGGTAATTACGGCCGAACCACGTAAATTTTAAATTAAAAGCTTCGTCCAGAGGATAAAAATATTGGTGCGGTGCGGGAAATACAGCCAGGTTGCCGTTTTCGCCGGTGCCCATAATGGTGCGGTACTTTACGGCTAGGTTGGTACTGGTATCAGCGGTTAGAGCGGTGGTTGTTTGCAGCTTATCACCCGAATCCGACCAGGATATACTCTTCCAGACCAGGGCTTTACTAACCAGGCCGGCATCGTAGAGAATAGCTGTAGAATCTACTTCGGTGGCCATTACTGCCGCTACATTAAACAGCGGACTGCCGTTATATAAGGTAATTTCGAGGGCACCGTTAAACGTGGCCGCTTGTATTTCCGAAATACGAATAACCGTGCGGGAACCATCGGTATGCACGCTGGCCGTTTTTTTATTTAGATTAACCAAATAAGACTGGTGCGGTTTTTTGTGGGTCTTATCGAAGAAAATATTCCAGCCGTTCTGCGTAATTAAATCCCGTTTGCCAATGGTTAAAATAAAAGCCGGGTCCAGATTGGCGGCTATTTCTTTAAACGCACCTTGCTGCGACAACTGAATACTCGTAAAAAGCGGACTTTGCGGCGCAAGATTTAAAATAATTTTCCCTTTTTGATTTGCTTTAGCTGGCCAGCTTACTTCCAGGCGATTAGGAGTACTGGTCACCTGAGTTGCGCTCTTTTTTTGTATTCCGGTCAGGTCTATTGGTATTTGCGCCTGAGAACCAAAACAGATAAATACTAGCAGCAAAAGAATACCTTTTCTCATAATCAGGTAAGATTAAAACCACTATTTAGAAAAATAGCTTTTATTCACGAAGATTTTATTACTCACTCAGAAAAAAGCCAAAGTACTTTTGAATCAAAATTATAAAAATAGTAAAGTTTGACTCATGTATAATTCTAATAAAAATCCCCACTCTTTCACGGGTGGGTGAAAAAGTGGGGATTAAGTTACTATT
Proteins encoded in this region:
- a CDS encoding CehA/McbA family metallohydrolase domain-containing protein encodes the protein MRKGILLLLVFICFGSQAQIPIDLTGIQKKSATQVTSTPNRLEVSWPAKANQKGKIILNLAPQSPLFTSIQLSQQGAFKEIAANLDPAFILTIGKRDLITQNGWNIFFDKTHKKPHQSYLVNLNKKTASVHTDGSRTVIRISEIQAATFNGALEITLYNGSPLFNVAAVMATEVDSTAILYDAGLVSKALVWKSISWSDSGDKLQTTTALTADTSTNLAVKYRTIMGTGENGNLAVFPAPHQYFYPLDEAFNLKFTWFGRNYRNMLPGYGIGIRQDLMGDDRYVPWFNAPPKTQQRLNFFCLLSPATPDKTLAEVKQFTHSDVYKPLPGYKTMSSHFHNEFVMKVLLANQPVPEKPTFVEVFKNTGIDIVHLGEFHYTAHPKGPDEQRLLELKTLFDMCRRYSSDKFLLLPGEEPNEFLGGHWLAFFPKPVYWIMSRKPGMPFITDDSRFGKVYRIADKTEMLKLLELENGLAWTAHARTKGSTGYPDKYKEEAFFKSDQFMGAAWKNIPGELSEPRLSKRVLDLMDDMANWGLKKHVIAEADLFTVEPENEMYAHLNVNYLQLDKLPNYNNGWQPILDAMQQGRFFVSTGEVLLPTFTVNGKKSGETSTLAKNGKATIALEVDWTFPLTFAEIISGDGTQVYREKINLKHTLPFGKKKFTFTTNLQNKKWVRVEVWDAAVNGAFTQQVWLE
- a CDS encoding alpha/beta hydrolase family protein; amino-acid sequence: MKKALYLFFVCLASTAAAQTANSGAAGKYPPVVNFTAEQDRQNMMKQLGIEALRPGPSGDESAPNHANYDEALANPYPNYPEVLTLKNGKKVTTPALWWNQRRPEIAEDFEREVYGRVPKKVPKVIWQVTVTDKEMVGRTPVIAKQLVGRVDNSEYPLIDVNISMTLVTPTNVKGPVPVLMMFGRSGLPAPAQPPKEDLEKINAALKEILIKSDPSLKAIFEQYPAYNPFSPQATNPFGAFPAPGTPPSDPPTINQLVAAGWGYVTIDPTSIQADNGASLTKGIIGLVNKGQPRKPEDWGALRAWAWGASRALDYLEIEPTVDAKKVGIEGVSRYGKAALVTLAYDPRFALGLIGSAGQGGTKPNRRNFGEAVENLTGGLYYWMAGNYLKYGAAKASFGIKTANDLPVDQHELIAMCAPRPTFISYGIPEKGDAKWLDQQGSYMATVAAGPVYKLLGARDLGVTESYKTAKMPGVNISLLDGELAWRQHDGGHTDAPNIKYFIPWANKMVKYTPAPVTPTP
- a CDS encoding CvfB family protein, producing the protein MVAIGDYNELEIAKEVDFGVYLDSDDGEILLPAKYVPDDARVGDRLRVFIYRDSEDRMIATTLEPKAKVGDFAALQVKDTNQYGAFLEWGLEKDLFVPFQNQRDKMQAGRRYVIYIYLDDSSDRIVGTAKYEKYLQKEVTDLTEGQEVQLLVAGLTDLGYKVIVNNKYLGMVYKNEVFRDLPIGEQTRGYIKKVREDQKLDVTLQRVGFGEVKDAAQIILEKLQGANGSLPLSDNSDPDTIYQMLGMSKKTFKRAIGTLYRQGQVVLHPESISLTNQIEE
- a CDS encoding cupin domain-containing protein, which translates into the protein MNNLTTAFNPTVSNTNSWKWTSFLFYPTGVFRIWKHSHHWGIRLLYTLVGFPIFLVLFLFVAITVFALFLPPLDLSVGNRSDRTVYNSEGNYKSTFLKTGAETNGAYELIQVEVEPHGGNAWHYHKKFDEHFTVLKGQALVGRNGKEYRVNEGQNATARKGELHYFSNPTNETILLRVKVSPAGGLEKSVRVVYGLANDGQFDGSITKNPWHMALLLGYSGTYLPDVPGFIQEPLVNSLAKIAQWKGEDKALEKYFR
- a CDS encoding transposase, producing the protein MKRKTFTPQQNAKILKEFEKGKRAVGISREHGVSQAAFYIWRQRLKTRQEA
- a CDS encoding helix-turn-helix transcriptional regulator, which gives rise to MDKIENHNWGSIFSDISQKEVFRNDRYTEVVAHFKEPNLASAEIISIHTPGIELIQANFTTARKLVLVDPESSEKVGSSFILSGDLESQFSLNKNSVTHWVNTHGFQYTPDFQGQHIIHDQKLQAFSFFYDNAYFKSIAQSAGVKYLDKVLDCMERHETLLVPPGKLALQPRMAELLHAIVQCKFQGITKYLFIEAKMLELFALQMEQLNTGSAKKEDWSPADRERLKAVHDFIKQSYLEPLTLTGLCYQFGLNEFKLKKGYKHFFGTTVFGHIHHLRMQTAQQLLATGQMNVSEVSFHIGYNNISSFSEAFKKNFGYLPGKIKLHATHF